One window of Halodesulfovibrio sp. MK-HDV genomic DNA carries:
- the proX gene encoding glycine betaine/L-proline ABC transporter substrate-binding protein ProX, translated as MFVRTILSCCLLVLLSIPANAYNQLPGEGVTIKPARATWVSGYFHETIIRKGLEELGYSVKKPKDLSPAIFYKVVSLGDIDYWPNTWLPNQNHLLSDSVKERASQVGYVLKDEGLQGYLVSKEYADKFDIKSLDDFKRPEVIKAFDRDNDGKADLTGCPSGWACAKIIDRHLKENGLKKYVRHIQASYEAAMASNLGAYKSGEPIFYYAWTPSWTVFKLKPGKDVVWINVPEKYNTPSEKPLENVVGAVSSPINMGFEVASIRVTANNKFLEKNPAAKKFFTLFRMSVGDMNAQQVKVQEGKKSQKDINAQADEWIAANKELWNSWLDQARQAAN; from the coding sequence ATGTTCGTAAGAACCATTCTTAGTTGTTGCCTTTTAGTACTTCTCTCCATTCCTGCTAATGCTTACAACCAACTGCCAGGTGAAGGGGTAACGATTAAGCCAGCACGTGCCACATGGGTTAGCGGATACTTCCATGAAACCATTATTCGAAAAGGACTTGAAGAACTGGGTTATTCTGTAAAGAAGCCAAAAGACCTTTCTCCAGCTATTTTCTACAAAGTTGTTTCATTGGGAGATATCGACTATTGGCCTAACACATGGTTGCCAAACCAGAACCACCTGCTTAGCGACAGTGTGAAGGAAAGAGCTTCCCAGGTTGGTTATGTTCTCAAAGATGAAGGCTTACAAGGCTACTTAGTCAGCAAAGAATACGCTGATAAGTTTGACATTAAATCACTGGACGACTTTAAACGCCCGGAAGTAATTAAAGCCTTTGACCGTGATAATGACGGCAAGGCAGATCTTACCGGCTGTCCTTCCGGCTGGGCTTGTGCAAAGATTATCGATCGCCACTTAAAAGAAAACGGACTGAAAAAATACGTTCGACATATTCAGGCCTCATACGAAGCAGCCATGGCTTCAAACCTTGGCGCTTACAAAAGTGGTGAGCCAATTTTCTACTACGCATGGACTCCAAGCTGGACTGTCTTCAAATTAAAACCCGGCAAAGATGTTGTATGGATCAACGTTCCAGAGAAATACAACACACCGAGTGAGAAACCTCTGGAAAACGTAGTAGGTGCAGTCTCTTCTCCTATTAATATGGGATTTGAAGTTGCAAGCATTCGAGTTACAGCGAACAACAAGTTTCTTGAAAAGAACCCTGCTGCAAAGAAATTCTTCACACTATTCCGCATGAGTGTTGGCGACATGAACGCGCAACAGGTTAAAGTTCAGGAAGGCAAGAAGTCTCAAAAAGACATCAACGCTCAGGCTGATGAATGGATTGCAGCGAACAAAGAACTCTGGAATAGCTGGCTTGATCAGGCTCGACAGGCTGCAAACTAA
- a CDS encoding glycosyl hydrolase family 18 protein: protein MKKLLSCLTRHNPVTWLVTLSFFISLFLSTAFAAVNTGGSANTDDHRKNVVGYITNWDAWKEQKAGVPQQGALTHMNVDFSKYTILNFAFFGVAKDGSLHSGDFRNKNIYKEGTVQEPAGLLNTDVYSSFDLHILYGEMQGLWWINESVAKQANALGFQTSAGSSTWSNPSWGVYNQPLPLPLPKPGGAKGLIAEAHANGVKLVASIGGWSMCRHFSDVAASPAKRANFIKGVKQLIDMGFDGVDIDWEYPGPFTGMNFTGKQADYANFLTLMREIRAAIGNDKLLTAAFSVDSEKLKGFDWVELDKVMDLFNFMTYDFNGGWSDKAGFNSNVHDYNNSDFSRFNWDALRDYIISARIPREKVNMGIPFYGRGVICQDGAEVNNPTVKRDEFIQPDGNIVTSADYTNWPKDVYDGTPNYFFVKQKALGSGSGWTYHWDTEAEVPYLTNGNYFLSFENPESVAVKSKYIVDNGFGGTIVWTVYGDLELGGTATKYGPKLVKYSNVKSELVNKINEVFANESSVNPVPKLAASMARTVSAKAGASASFSVSIAGGKAPYTCTWTFGDGSSATGNPVSHIYGTKGTYPVVVYVADNSGLKTSTSATAYVTENTQPVEFSASLPASYSVKVRESLQLETTVKGGIAPYYYSWSFGPGGMGTGNPVTHTFTTEGVYPTIVNVFDGKRRLVSATTVITVTKDETIPTPTPDPVSAFSSGPYSGEAGKVVSMSGSASGGNGVYSYAWSFGDGASATGKSVSHTYTSAGKYAVRLTVTDGDGATATIQTNATITQDSQCGGATPWSTSATYVAGNRASHNGHIWEAKWWSRGNEPGTGGAWGPWKDLGICSK from the coding sequence ATGAAAAAACTCTTGAGTTGTCTTACAAGACATAATCCCGTTACCTGGCTTGTTACACTGTCATTCTTTATTTCACTTTTCTTGAGCACAGCTTTTGCTGCTGTTAATACTGGTGGTTCAGCTAATACCGATGATCACCGTAAAAATGTGGTGGGGTACATCACAAACTGGGATGCTTGGAAAGAGCAAAAAGCAGGGGTTCCTCAGCAGGGTGCTCTTACACATATGAATGTGGATTTCAGTAAATACACAATACTCAACTTCGCTTTTTTCGGTGTGGCCAAAGACGGTTCTTTGCACAGCGGAGATTTCCGAAATAAAAACATTTACAAAGAGGGCACAGTTCAGGAACCAGCAGGTCTTCTGAATACAGATGTCTACAGCAGTTTTGACCTCCACATTCTGTATGGCGAAATGCAGGGACTTTGGTGGATAAATGAATCTGTAGCCAAGCAAGCTAATGCTCTCGGTTTTCAAACATCCGCAGGCTCGTCTACTTGGTCTAACCCTTCCTGGGGTGTATATAACCAGCCTTTACCTCTTCCTTTACCTAAGCCTGGTGGTGCAAAAGGTCTTATCGCCGAGGCTCATGCCAACGGCGTAAAGCTTGTAGCCTCCATCGGTGGTTGGAGTATGTGTCGTCACTTCTCTGATGTAGCCGCTAGTCCTGCCAAGCGTGCTAACTTCATAAAAGGCGTTAAGCAGCTTATAGATATGGGCTTTGACGGTGTTGATATCGACTGGGAATACCCAGGGCCATTTACCGGCATGAACTTCACCGGCAAACAAGCTGACTACGCAAACTTCCTTACTCTCATGCGCGAAATCCGAGCCGCAATCGGTAATGACAAACTCCTGACAGCAGCTTTTTCTGTTGATTCTGAAAAGTTGAAAGGGTTTGACTGGGTTGAGCTGGATAAAGTTATGGATCTCTTCAACTTCATGACCTACGACTTTAACGGTGGTTGGTCTGATAAAGCAGGATTCAACTCTAACGTCCACGATTACAACAACTCTGACTTTTCCCGATTTAACTGGGACGCCCTTCGCGATTACATTATTAGTGCCAGAATCCCCCGTGAAAAAGTAAACATGGGCATTCCTTTCTATGGTCGCGGTGTAATTTGCCAAGATGGTGCAGAGGTAAACAATCCTACAGTAAAACGTGATGAATTTATCCAACCTGATGGCAACATCGTCACGAGTGCTGATTACACAAACTGGCCTAAGGACGTTTACGACGGCACACCTAACTACTTCTTTGTTAAACAAAAAGCATTGGGGTCTGGAAGTGGTTGGACTTACCACTGGGATACAGAAGCCGAAGTTCCTTACCTTACCAATGGCAACTACTTCTTAAGCTTTGAAAACCCTGAATCCGTTGCCGTAAAATCTAAATACATTGTAGATAACGGTTTTGGCGGAACCATTGTATGGACTGTTTACGGAGACTTGGAACTTGGTGGAACTGCCACTAAATATGGTCCCAAGCTTGTGAAGTACAGTAATGTAAAGTCCGAATTGGTGAACAAGATCAATGAAGTCTTCGCAAATGAATCTTCCGTAAATCCAGTCCCTAAACTTGCAGCCAGCATGGCTAGAACTGTTTCAGCAAAGGCCGGAGCCAGCGCTTCATTTTCAGTTTCTATTGCAGGGGGCAAGGCTCCTTACACATGCACGTGGACTTTCGGTGACGGAAGCAGCGCCACTGGAAACCCAGTGAGCCACATCTATGGCACGAAGGGTACATACCCAGTAGTTGTGTACGTAGCGGATAACTCTGGACTGAAAACTTCTACAAGTGCAACTGCTTATGTCACTGAGAATACACAGCCTGTTGAGTTTTCAGCGAGCTTGCCTGCTTCTTATTCTGTGAAAGTAAGAGAATCTCTCCAACTTGAGACCACAGTTAAGGGAGGCATTGCGCCTTATTATTACTCTTGGAGTTTCGGTCCTGGTGGAATGGGGACAGGCAATCCTGTAACCCATACCTTTACCACCGAAGGTGTTTATCCAACCATTGTGAATGTGTTTGATGGTAAACGAAGATTAGTAAGCGCTACAACGGTGATCACTGTCACTAAGGATGAGACTATTCCTACGCCTACACCTGATCCTGTAAGTGCATTCTCAAGTGGCCCTTACTCAGGTGAAGCTGGCAAAGTTGTCTCCATGTCGGGGAGTGCGTCTGGTGGCAACGGTGTCTACAGCTACGCTTGGAGCTTTGGCGACGGAGCATCAGCTACAGGTAAATCCGTAAGCCATACCTACACATCCGCAGGCAAATATGCAGTGCGTCTTACGGTGACTGACGGGGATGGTGCAACTGCTACCATCCAAACCAACGCCACAATCACTCAGGACTCGCAGTGCGGCGGAGCCACTCCATGGTCTACAAGCGCTACCTATGTAGCGGGAAACCGTGCTTCTCATAATGGACACATTTGGGAAGCGAAGTGGTGGAGCCGTGGCAACGAGCCAGGAACTGGTGGTGCATGGGGCCCTTGGAAAGATTTGGGCATTTGCTCTAAATAA